Proteins found in one Brachyhypopomus gauderio isolate BG-103 unplaced genomic scaffold, BGAUD_0.2 sc73, whole genome shotgun sequence genomic segment:
- the scp2b gene encoding sterol carrier protein 2b isoform X2 — protein MLTSASTGLEGFKVHAVFQEIAKKLEEEGEQFVKKIGGVFAFKVKDGPGGGEAMWVVDVKEGKGSVNNDSSKKADCTISITDSDLLALMTGKMNPQTAFFQGKLKIMGNMGLAMKLQNLQLKPGLARL, from the exons ATGTTAACGAGTGCTTCCACTGGTCTGGAGGGCTTTAAGGTGCACGCAGTCTTTCAGGAGATCGCTAAGAAGCTGGAGGAG gagGGGGAGCAGTTTGTGAAGAAGATCGGGGGTGTGTTTGCCTTCAAGGTGAAGGATGGCCCGGGCGGTGGAGAAGCCATGTGGGTCGTAGACGTTAAGGAAGGAAAAGGCTCCGTTAACAACGacagct CCAAGAAGGCAGACTGTACTATCTCCATCACGGACTCGGACCTGCTGGCCTTAATGACCGGGAAGATGAACCCTCAGACA gcGTTCTTCCAGGGCAAGCTGAAGATCATGGGGAACATGGGTCTGGCCATGAAGCTCCAGAACCTGCAGCTGAAGCCGGGTCTGGCCAGGCTGTGA
- the scp2b gene encoding sterol carrier protein 2b isoform X1 translates to MHVPQTSRSQKVQAMLTSASTGLEGFKVHAVFQEIAKKLEEEGEQFVKKIGGVFAFKVKDGPGGGEAMWVVDVKEGKGSVNNDSSKKADCTISITDSDLLALMTGKMNPQTAFFQGKLKIMGNMGLAMKLQNLQLKPGLARL, encoded by the exons ATGCATGTCCCACAGACCTCACG TTCCCAGAAGGTCCAGGCGATGTTAACGAGTGCTTCCACTGGTCTGGAGGGCTTTAAGGTGCACGCAGTCTTTCAGGAGATCGCTAAGAAGCTGGAGGAG gagGGGGAGCAGTTTGTGAAGAAGATCGGGGGTGTGTTTGCCTTCAAGGTGAAGGATGGCCCGGGCGGTGGAGAAGCCATGTGGGTCGTAGACGTTAAGGAAGGAAAAGGCTCCGTTAACAACGacagct CCAAGAAGGCAGACTGTACTATCTCCATCACGGACTCGGACCTGCTGGCCTTAATGACCGGGAAGATGAACCCTCAGACA gcGTTCTTCCAGGGCAAGCTGAAGATCATGGGGAACATGGGTCTGGCCATGAAGCTCCAGAACCTGCAGCTGAAGCCGGGTCTGGCCAGGCTGTGA